A stretch of Brachyhypopomus gauderio isolate BG-103 chromosome 3, BGAUD_0.2, whole genome shotgun sequence DNA encodes these proteins:
- the marveld2b gene encoding MARVEL domain-containing protein 2b, producing MSAGNGSAGYFDRIRAHPLYDEVPVGSLARDQYVPYSEGAMSVLSDEPFPPPPLPDNPPVGPEFDPSDVEDQPDDAMDIKPVRRFIPDSVKNFFRGGSFRSSKPNSLPPPDTFNSTTSGVRCSPPQSRAPSPGAPSCYTDPYGGSGGSYASRKEHAALLGEPAESASGLSGRTAMTYSERVEEYHQRYDYMKSWAGLLRILGCAELLLGAAVFACVCAYVHKDNEWYNLFGYSQQTTFGGSMGGMYGGYGGYGANYNGPRTPFILVVAGLAWVATVILLVLGMTMYYRTILLDSGWWPLTECGFNVLLAVLYMAAATVYVRDTLRGGLCYYPQFNQGPNAVFCRTEAGQTAAIIFLFLNTLLYLISIGVCLKLWRHEAARMRRQALEQEMKTVASVPLTMLGAESTTSGPIYKPPLGAIPESTDSGLMAPPHIMEPEYLRGHIPAGHIPKPVIIADYVAKYPTIHTDEERDQYKAVFNDQYAEYKELHAEVEVLAKKFEEMDNMINNLPPRPSSQMEQERINTLVQEYKRKKSDPAYLEKKERCEYLKNKLSHIKQKIQEYDKVMDWNDGYS from the exons ATGTCAGCAGGAAACGGATCAGCAGGATATTTCGATCGGATCAGAGCGCACCCACTCTATGATGAGGTACCAGTCGGCTCCCTGGCTCGGGACCAGTACGTCCCATATAGCGAAGGGGCCATGTCTGTCCTCAGCGACGAGCCCTTCCCGCCTCCTCCCCTCCCGGACAACCCCCCGGTGGGGCCCGAGTTTGACCCCAGCGATGTGGAGGACCAGCCCGATGACGCCATGGACATAAAACCCGTGCGTCGCTTCATCCCCGACTCGGTGAAGAACTTCTTCCGGGGCGGCAGCTTTCGGAGCAGCAAGCCCAACTCCCTCCCGCCGCCCGACACCTTCAACTCCACCACGTCGGGCGTGCGCTGCTCTCCTCCGCAGTCCCGGGCTCCCTCGCCCGGGGCCCCCAGCTGCTACACCGACCCGTACGGCGGTTCGGGGGGCAGCTACGCGTCTCGGAAGGAGCACGCCGCCCTCCTGGGCGAGCCGGCGGAGTCGGCGTCGGGCTTGTCGGGGCGCACGGCCATGACGTACAGCGAGCGGGTGGAGGAGTACCACCAGCGCTACGACTACATGAAGTCGTGGGCCGGACTCCTGCGGATCCTGGGCTGTGCCGAGCTGCTGCTGGGCGCCGCGGTGTTCGCCTGCGTGTGCGCCTACGTGCACAAGGACAACGAGTGGTACAACCTGTTCGGCTACTCGCAACAGACCACGTTCGGCGGCTCCATGGGTGGGATGTACGGCGGCTACGGGGGCTACGGCGCCAACTACAACGGGCCACGTACGCCCTTCATCCTGGTGGTGGCCGGCCTGGCGTGGGTCGCCACCGTCATCCTGCTGGTGCTGGGAATGACCATGTATTACCGCACCATCCTCCTGGACTCGGGCTGGTGGCCCTTGACCGAGTGCGGATTCAACGTCCTGCTGGCCGTTCTGTACATGGCGGCGGCCACCGTGTACGTACGCGACACGCTGCGCGGTGGCCTCTGCTACTACCCACAGTTCAACCAGGGGCCCAACGCCGTCTTCTGCCGCACAGAGGCTGGCCAGACCGCCgccatcatcttcctcttcctcaacaCGCTGCTATACCTGATCAGCATCGGCGTTTGCCTCAAACTGTGGAGGCACGAGGCAGCACGTATGCGCAGGCAGGCGCTGGAGCAGGAG ATGAAGACAGTTGCTTCGGTTCCGCTCACGATG CTTGGTGCAGAGTCTACTACCTCAGGCCCTATCTACAAACCCCCATTGGGCGCAATCCCAGAGTCCACGGACAGCGGACTGATGGCGCCGCCCCATATAATGGAGCCAGAGTACCTGAGGGGCCACATCCCAGCCGGACACATCCCCAAGCCCGTCATCATCGCAGATTACGTAGC GAAGTATCCCACCATCCACACCGACGAGGAGAGAGACCAGTACAAGGCTGTGTTTAACGACCAGTATGCAGAATACAAGGAGCTGCACGCGGAGGTGGAAGTGCTGGCCAAGAAGTTCGAGGAGATGGACAACATGATAAATAACCTGCCACCTCGACCGTCCAGTCAGATG GAACAAGAGCGGATCAATACCCTCGTGCAGGAATACAAGAGAAAAAAGTCT GACCCTGCTTACTTGGAGAAGAAGGAAAGATGtgaatatttaaaaaacaaGCTCTCTCACATTAAGCAGAAGATTCAGGAGTATGACAAAGTGATGGACTGGAATGATGGATACAGTTAA
- the ak6 gene encoding adenylate kinase isoenzyme 6: protein MRIMKRPNILLTGTPGVGKTTLGKELAERTGLTYVNVGELAREGELFDGYDEEYQCPILDEDRVVDELEDKMTDGGVIVDYHGCDFFPERWFHIVFVLRTDNTNLYNRLENRGYTGKKLQDNVQCEIFQTIYEEAMEAYKGEIVHQLPSNDPEDMERNLEQIMQWVEQWMKDNN from the exons ATGAGAATAATGAAGAGACCGAACATCCTCCTCACAG GAACCCCGGGGGTGGGGAAGACCACGCTTGGTAAAGAACTGGCCGAGAGGACCGGGCTCACCTACGTCAACGTGGGAGAACTGGCGCGAGAAG GTGAGCTGTTTGATGGATACGATGAAGAGTACCAGTGTCCCATTCTGGATGAAGACAGG GTTGTGGATGAGCTAGAGGACAAAATGACAGATGGTGGCGTTATTGTGGACTACCACGGGTGTGACTTTTTCCCAGAGCGCTGGTTTCACATAGTGTTTGTCCTTCGCACGGACAACACTAACCTTTATAACCGACTTGAAAACAG GGGTTACACTGGCAAGAAGCTACAGGACAACGTCCAGTGTGAGATCTTCCAGACCATCTACGAAGAGGCCATGGAGGCATACAAGGGGGAGATTGTGCACCAGCTTCCCAGCAACGACCCTGAAGACATGGAGAGGAACCTGGAGCAGATCATGCAGTGGGTGGAGCAGTGGATGAAGGACAATAACTGA
- the rad17 gene encoding cell cycle checkpoint protein RAD17 translates to MSQLSLGGTASSGKLNSWVEPSFGDLLGSSGLNSLSLTKGPLSGGAKSKTRSTAADVGGKKARKRRGEPQGSRPLSLPRRPDSQEPQDEPWVDVYAPQSQAELAVHKKKVEEVENWLRAHLDLNSANKGGAVLLLTGPSGCGKTATVQVLARDLGCQIQEWSNPVTTSEYRTDDSFRQTFDPDSRFNGFQWSSQTGAFQEFLLRANKYKRLQMTGESCAQDRKLILVEDLPNQFYRQPGSLHDALRRFVRTGRRPLVFVVSDSLSGDGGSRLLFPKEVQEELGVHTISFNPVAPTSMMKVLTRIASTEASKSAGRVSAPEKAVLEQLCAGSSGDIRSAINSLQFSSFSDRSLERGPWVSKKGKSAARGPARTRGGSRLGKPTDALDDSPAIGGKDASLFLFRALGKILYCKREGHEGCVVPGLPPHLSSHQRDRLLVDPELVIERSHMSGEFFNLYLHQNYPDFFTNVEDLARASEYLSDADFLTAEWSSRSTMAEYGSSVATRGLIHSNSARAHATSQSLVGFKPLHKPHWLHINKTYRENYLAAQSLFISFCLTPVSLMTELVPYLAQLSNPMRNQAQITFIQDVGHLSLRRFPGRLKLEALSDKEPGGLDVDDEDAGVQTAAQGSSTLLGDAIAASSPSSSQDPGVDFPGSQPQPTTANTLLDEEDLLIEEYDSD, encoded by the exons ATGTCACAGCTTTCTCTAGGAGGAACAGCGTCCTCCGGTAAA TTAAACAGCTGGGTTGAACCGTCCTTTGGTGATCTTCTGGGAAGCTCTGGACTGAACAGCCTCTCCTTGACTAAAGGGCCCCTTTCAGGAGGAGCCAAGTCCAAGACTCGGTCCACTGCTGCGGACGTCGGTGGGAAGAAGGCcaggaagagaagaggagagcccCAGGGCTCCAGACCTCTGTCCCTCCCCAGGAGGCCAGACTCACAGGAGCCCCAAGATGAACCCTGGGTGGATGTGTACGCCCCTCAATCACAA GCTGAGCTGGCGGTACACAAAAAGAAAGTTGAGGAAGTTGAGAACTGGTTGAGGGCTCATTTGGACTTGAATAGTGCGAACAAG GGTGGTGCTGTTCTTTTGTTGACTGGTCCATCTGGCTGTGGGAAGACGGCTACAGTTCAAGTGCTGGCCAGAGATTTGGGTTGCCAGATCCAGGAGTGGTCCAACCCTGTCACCACCTCTGAATACAGAACGGATGACTCCTTCAGACAGACTTTCGATCCAG ACTCCAGGTTTAACGGTTTCCAGTGGAGCTCTCAGACAGGGGCTTTCCAGGAGTTCCTGCTCAGAGCGAACAAATACAAGCGTCTCCAGATGACCGGAGAGAGCTGCGCTCAGGACAGGAAGCTCATCCTTGTGGAG GATTTGCCGAACCAGTTCTACAGGCAGCCGGGGAGCCTGCACGACGCTCTGAG GCGCTTCGTGAGGACGGGCAGGCGGCCGCTGGTCTTCGTGGTGTCCGACAGTCTGAGTGGAGACGGCGGTTCCAGACTCCTCTTCCCAAAGGAGGTGCAGGAGGAGCTGGGCGTCCATACCATCAG TTTTAACCCCGTAGCTCCCACCAGCATGATGAAGGTGCTGACTCGTATTGCTAGCACTGAAGCTAGCAAG agtGCGGGTAGAGTCTCCGCCCCTGAGAAGGCGGTGCTGGAGCAGCTGTGTGCCGGAAGCTCGGGAGACATTCGCAGTGCCATCAACAGCTTGCAGTTCTCTTCGTTCAGCG ACAGATCTCTGGAAAGGGGTCCATGGGTTTCAAAAAAGGGCAAGTCGGCCGCAAGAGGCCCAGCCAGGACCAGGGGGGGAAGTCGCTTGGGGAAACCCACAGACGCCCTAGACGACAGCCCCGCTATCGGAGGAAAAGACGcctcactcttcctcttcaGAGCCCTGGGGAAGATCCTGTACTGCAAAC GTGAAGGCCACGAGGGTTGTGTAGTTCCGGGGTTACCGCCGCACCTTTCATCGcatcagagagacagactgctTGTTGAcccagag CTCGTTATAGAACGCTCTCACATGTCGGGGGAGTTCTTCAACCTCTACCTGCACCAGAACTACCCGGACTTCTTCACAAACGTGGAGGACCTGGCCCGGGCCAGCGAGTACCTCTCGGACGCCGACTTCCTGACCGCCGAGTGGAGT TCCAGGTCCACCATGGCGGAGTATGGATCATCGGTGGCCACTAGGGGGCTCATTCACTCTAATTCAGCTCGTGCACATGCCACCAGCCAATCGCTCGTCGGCTTCAAGCCCCTTCACAAACCCCATTGGCTGCATATCAACAAGACG TACCGCGAGAACTACCTGGCAGCTCAGTCCCTGTTCATCAGCTTCTGCTTGACACCCGTCAGCCTCATGACGGAGCTAGTGCCCTACCTCGCCCAGCTGAGCAACCCCATGAGGAATCaag CTCAGATAACCTTCATTCAAGACGTGGGCCACCTTTCTCTCAGGAGATTCCCTGGCAG GTTAAAACTCGAAGCACTCAGCGACAAAGAACCTGGCGGCCTGGACGTGGATGACGAAGACGCAGGAGTCCAAACGGCCGCCCAGGGAAGCAGCACTTTGTTAGGGGATGCCATAGCGGCCTCCTCCCCGTCCAGCAGCCAGGACCCAGGGGTTGATTTCCCTGGCAGCCAACCACAGCCAACCACCGCAAACACCTTATTGGACGAGGAGGACCTTTTAATTGAGGAGTATGACAgtgactga